One window of Mixophyes fleayi isolate aMixFle1 chromosome 3, aMixFle1.hap1, whole genome shotgun sequence genomic DNA carries:
- the CAPN14 gene encoding calpain-14, producing the protein MPRLSFITGGKKPKQVLRTGTFRKPRRLQSQDYQTLLEKCLKKKELFVDNAFPAELSSIGCGDLLRKLPPCVEWKRPQELVKNPQFFAEDASRFDLHQGLTENCWFLAALASVTFHKDLLTNVVPRNQSFDKNYAGIFHFRFWRFGEWVDVVVDDRLPVNKDGKLLFVSSTRKNLFWGALLEKAYAKLCGSYEDLQIGQVSEALVDFTGGVNMTIKLDRAPPELWQIMLRAAYSGSLMGCQTNSGPERVLENGLVAGHAYTVTGIRKVTCKSGTENLVRLRNPWGKIEWKGNWSDSSSKWDQLCLKERLLLRKTREDGEFWMSIEDFEAHFVELVICKLTPDLISHESGKKWTLSMQTGKWLTGSTAGGRMTYTESYWRNPQYRLKILKGDNMEKYTNSCNVIVSLLQKQNHKHRNQSPPLYIGLSVFKVPLEYQGVRSKLPQSFFINNRPVNNKCVFINEREVTQDFHLLPGSYVIVPSTAEPEEECEFILRVFSRKHLLEEQGENPNNVLCWKKIADKQDDLEIWRYFEKHPEINASQLQMLLNKGMWSSARITPVKFSLDACKVIMAQLDVNASGTLNMIEFSGLWHRVISFQEIFQRRDIDKSGYLKLNDLQAAVQEKGITLSHQFYNLMALRYGNSSLKINFENFVCLMLRMEINGEVFKNLSQDGKGIYLNEAEWMMMTLYS; encoded by the exons ATGCCTCGTCTTTCCTTCATCACCGGAGGAAAGAAGCCAAAACAGGTGTTACGGACAGGGACGTTTAGAAAGCCTAGAAGGCTTCAAAGTCAAGATTACCAGACCTTGTTGGAGAAGtgtctgaaaaaaaaagaattgtttgTGGATAACGCCTTTCCGGCTGAACTCAGCTCCATTGGCTGCGGAGATCTCTTGCGGAAACTACCGCCTTGTGTGGAGTGGAAAAGACCGCAG GAGCTGGTGAAGAATCCCCAGTTCTTTGCTGAAGATGCGAGCCGCTTCGATTTGCACCAGGGACTTACAG AAAATTGTTGGTTCCTGGCTGCTCTGGCCTCCGTCACTTTCCACAAGGATTTACTCACCAACGTTGTCCCTCGTAACCAGAGCTTTGACAAGAACTACGCAGGAATTTTCCATTTCAGA TTCTGGCGCTTTGGAGAGTGGGTCGACGTGGTGGTGGACGACCGGCTGCCGGTCAATAAAGACGGGAAGCTCCTGTTTGTCTCATCTACCAGGAAGAATTTGTTTTGGGGTGCACTGCTGGAGAAAGCTTATGCCAA GCTCTGTGGCTCCTATGAAGACCTACAGATCGGACAGGTCTCCGAAGCTTTGGTAGATTTCACCGGCGGAGTCAATATGACCATCAAGTTGGATCGTGCTCCCCCTGAACTGTGGCAGATCATGTTACGGGCAGCGTACAGCGGGTCTTTAATGGGATGCCAGACTAATTCAGGA CCTGAAAGGGTTTTGGAAAACGGATTAGTGGCAGGACACGCGTATACCGTGACCGGAATCAGAAAG gTCACCTGCAAGTCTGGAACAGAAAATTTAGTCAGGCTGAGAAACCCATGGGGGAAAATTGAATGGAAAGGAAATTGGAGTGACAG CTCCTCCAAATGGGACCAGCTCTGCCTGAAGGAGAGACTCTTGCTGCGGAAGACTCGAGAAGATGGAGAATTCTG GATGTCCATTGAAGACTTTGAAGCTCATTTCGTGGAGCTCGTTATCTGTAAGCTGACCCCCGACCTGATAAGCCACGAGAGTGGCAAGAAGTGGACATTATCCATGCAGACCGGCAAATGGTTAACTGGAAGCACAGCTGGCGGAAGAATGACTTATACAG AGTCATACTGGAGAAATCCCCAGTACCGGCTGAAGATCCTAAAAGGAGACAATATGGAGAAATACACCAATTCCTGCAATGTTATCGTGTCGCTTCTTCAAAAGCAGAACCACAAACACAGAAACCAGTCCCCGCCGCTGTACATCGGGCTGTCCGTCTTTAAG GTGCCTCTTGAG taccaAGGGGTAAGAAGCAAGTTACCTCAGTCGTTCTTCATCAACAACCGTCCAGTCAACAACAAGTGCGTCTTCATCAACGAGCGCGAAGTGACCCAAGATTTCCACCTGCTTCCGGGGTCCTACGTTATTGTCCCCTCTACCGCAGAGCCGGAAGAGGAATGTGAGTTCATTCTGCGGGTCTTCTCCAGGAAACATCTTCTAGA GGAGCAGGGGGAGAATCCCAACAACGTTCTGTGCTGGAAG aagattgctgacaaacaagACGATCTGGAAATatggagatattttgaaaag CACCCAGAAATCAATGCCTCCCAGTTGCAGATGCTTCTCAataaagggatgtggtcaa GTGCCAGGATTACACCAGTCAAGTTCAGCTTAGATGCCTGCAAAGTCATTATGGCTCAGTTGGAT GTAAATGCATCCGGGACACTGAATATGATCGAATTTTCTGGTCTCTGGCACCGAGTAATCTCTTTCCAG GAGATTTTCCAGAGGCGCGACATTGATAAATCGGGATATTTGAAGCTAAACGACCTGCAGGCTGCAGTACAGGAGAAAG GAATTACGTTAAGTCATCAGTTCTACAACTTAATGGCGCTGCGATACGGCAACTCGTCTCTGAAAATCAATTTTGAGAATTTCGTCTGCCTCATGCTGAGGATGGAGATCAATGGAG AGGTGTTTAAGAACTTAAGTCAAGATGGAAAAGGAATCTATCTGAATGAGGCAGAG tggATGATGATGACCCTTTATTCCTGA